TCGCGCCATGCCGACCTGCTGCTGACGCTGCTCGACGAAGACCGCGAAGCGGTGCTGTTCGCCACCCGCTGCATGCACCGTGAGCCGATGCCGGTGCGCCACGGCCTGGCAGTGGCCGCGCACCTGGTGGACCTGATGGGCGGGCCGCGGGTGACGCCCGCGCTGCGCAAGGCGGTGGCGGCGGCGGCGATGGTGCATGACCTGGGCAAGGTGCTGCTGCCGGCCGAGCTGATGGCTGCGACGACGCTCGATGCGCCGGCGCGCGCGCGCCTGGCCGAGCATGTCGGCTTGCTGGTCGAGCGTCTGGCGCGCTGCCGCTGGTTGGCCCCGAGCGTGGTGATGGCAGTGGTCGGCCAGATCAACGAACGTGTGGACGGCAGTGGCTACCCCGACGGCACCCATGCCGATGCGCTCGGCGAGCTGGCGCGCGCGGCGGCGGTGGTGGATGCGGTCGAGGCCATGCGCCGCGCCCGCGCCGACCGCCCGCCGCTGTCGCTGGCGGAAATCTACCGCACCCTGCTGCGCCCCGATTCGCCTTTCGATCCCAACTGGGTGCGGCGCCACCTGCGTCATTTCGGTGCGTTGCCGGTGGGGGCGCTGGTGCGTTACGAGGGCGACCGTCTGGCCTGGGTGCAGCGTCTCGACGAGAACCGCCGCCCGGTCCAGGTCGAGCTGACCGACCGCATCGCCGCCCCCGAAACCCTGACCGGAGAGATCCTGCGCGGACCGGCGCTGGCGCGTCTGGGTGCGGTGGTGGAGGAGTGCCCGGTCGACGCCTGAAGCGGCGTCTCAAGTCCGCGTCCCGATCGCCGATAAACCGAACAGCAGCGTGCGCTGGCGGCTTCTCCGCCGAGTGCACGTCGCCGCGCCCTGTCACACTGACCGTTGGCGTGGCGGTTGAAGAATCCACGATCGACGTTGACGGGAGGCAGGACATGGCCAGCATCAGCGCCCTGGGCATCGGCTCGGGGCTGGACCTGAACGGGTTGCTCGACCAGCTCAATTCGGCCGAGCGCGGCAAGCTCGCGCCGATCACGCAGCAGAAGAAAGTGGTGCAGGCGCGCATTTCGGCCTACGGGCGCATGCAGAGCGCGCTGGCGAGCTTTCGCGACGCCGCGACCAAGCTGGCCGATCCGGCGCATTTCCGCCAGGTGTCGAGCACGGTGTCGGGCAGCGCGGTGACGGCTACGTCGTCGGCCGATGCGGTCGCCGGGCGCTACGACGTCGAGGTTACCCATCTGGCGCGTGCGCAGAGCCTGGCGACGGCCGGTTTCGCCGCCAGCGACACCGACCTCGGCGCCGGCACGCTGACGATCGACGTGGGCGAAGGCGATGACGCGAAGACGCTGAGCATCGCATTGAGTGCGGACAAGAGCTCGCTGGCCGACATCCGCGACGCGATCAACGCCGAAAACGCCGGAGTGACCGCTTCGCTGGTCAACGACGGCAGCGCCGAGCCCTGGCGGCTGGTGCTGAGCACGACCGCCACCGGAACGGCTGCGGCGGTGAACGCGGTGGCTTTCGCCCACGACGGCGGCGATGCCGCGCTGGAAACGAAGTTCGCCTTCGATGCTGCGACCTACGACCCGCTCAACCCGCCCGCGGGCGCGGCTAGCGAAACGGTGGCAGCACGGGATGCGTCGTTCAAGGTCAATGGCGTGGCCATCTCCAGCGGCAGCAATACCGTGGAAAACGCGATCCAGGGGGTCAAGCTGAGCCTAGCCGAAGCCGGCACGGCGACGGTGACGGTGAGCCGCAATGAGAGCGGAGTGAAGGACGGGGTCGATAATTTCGTCAAGGCCTACAACAGCTTGCACTCGGCCTTGCGTGACCTGAGCGGCTACGACGCCGAAAGCGGCTCGGCCGGCATTCTGCTCGGCGACAGCACGCTGCGTTCGGTGCAGTCCCAGCTGCGCCGCGAGATCACCGCGATGGGCGGGGCGGGCGACGTGCGCATGCTGTCGGACCTGGGTATCCGCGTCCAGCTCGATGGCTCGCTGAAGGCCGAAGGCACCACGCTCGCCGACAAGATCGCCGCGGATCCCGCTGCCGTGTCGGCCTTTTTCGCCGGCACTGAAGCCGACGCGTCCACCGGGCTGGCCGCGCGCCTGGAGGCGCGGATCGCACCGATGCTCGACAGTGACGGCCTGTTCGACAACGCTACCAAGGCGCAGAAAGCGCAGGTGAAGTCCCTCGATCAGCGCTACACGCGCATGGAAGAGAGCATCGAGACCACGATCGCGCGCTACCGCGAGCAGTTCCGCCAGCTCGACAGCATGGTGGCGAGCATGAATCAGACCAGTGGTTACCTGACCCAGCAGTTCGACAATTTGAGCGCCATGCTCAAGAGTTCGAAGTGAGCGGGTGATTCGACAGAGAGATGACGCGACGACCGCCGCACTGCGCGCGCGGCGCGCGACAAGACAAGAAAAAGGAGTGATGCCGTGAATGTTCGTTACGGAGCCCGCGCCTATGCGCGCGTGGGCATCGAGAGCGGGGTGATGTCGGCCAGTCCGCACAAGCTGATCGTGATGCTGTTCGACGGCGCGATCGGTTTCATCCGTGCCGCCCGCCTGCACATGCAGGCGGGTCAGGTGGCGGCCAAGGGCGAGGCGATCTCGAAGGCGATCGACGTCGTCGGCGGCCTGTCGAGTGCGCTCGACCACGAACGCGGCGGCGAACTCGCCGGGCGGCTGGAGTCGCTCTACGATTACGTTTCCGATCTGCTGCTGAAGGCGAACCTGGAAAACAGCGTGGCCCGGCTCGACGAGGCCGAACGCCTGCTCGCGGACATCGCTTCGGCGTGGCGCGAGATCGGCGCCACGGCGGCGGACGCGGCCCATGGCTAGCGCGCATGGGGATGGCGCCCCGGTGCGCGACCTGCAGACGGTGGTGCTCGCCGGCTACGAGACGCTGCTGCGGCACTGCGCGCAGATGCTGGAGGCGGCGCGCGCCGACGACTGGGGGCGGCTGCTCGCGTACGAGTCGGCCTACATCGACACCGTTGAACGTCTCGGTCGCATGGAAGCCGGGCTGGCGCTCGATGCCACCGGGCGCGAGCGCAAGGCCGGGCTGCTGGAGCGCATCCTGGAGCACGATTTCGAGATCCGCGAACGCCTGCTCGCCCGCCGTGAAGAACTCGGGCGCCTGATCTCGGTGGCCGAGCGTGGCCACCTCGCCGGGCGGGCCTACCGCAGCCAGCAGCCATTGGCGCTGCCGGATGAGCGTGCGGAGCCGCTGCCCGGGATGCCGTGAGCGGTATCAACCCGCTGCTCGACACCCTGCTCCACCACGTGCTGGGGCGACGGGTCGATACGGCGCTTCCCGCCCCGCTCAATCAGGCCGTCGTTCCCCCCGGGGCGATCGAAGCACTGCGTGCGATCCATGGCGATGCTGGCGTCGATGGGCGCAAGGCCGACACTCTGGCGCCCCCCGGGCAGCGTGCCGAAGGCGCCGAAGCCGGCGCCGCCGCGCAGCGCCAAGACGCCCGTAGTCCGGGGGCATTGCCGGCGGCGGCGAACGCTTCGGCGCGGGTGCATTTGAGTCCGTCGGCGCGCGCGATCGCCGAATTGCTGTCCCGCTTTCCCGCTGCGCCTTCGGCGCTGCGTCCGGCGGCTCCGCTGCTGGGTGCCGGCGAAGCCGACCCCGCCGTGCTCGCCGGCCGTTTCGAACAGGGCGTGCGCGACAGCGGCCTGTTCTACGAAAGCCACCTCGCACGCTGGTACCAAGGGCGCCTGCCGGTCGCCCAGCTGCTGCGCGAACCCCAGATGGCGGGGCGCCCGCCACCGCCTCGGCAAGTCCGGCAGCGGCTGCGGGTGCCGGGGAGTCCGGCAAGTCCGGCAAGTCCGATTGCGCCACTCCCGCCGTCGCCCGCGCCGGGCGCCATCCCCTCGCCGCCGCCAGCCCCGGGTGCGCCATCCATGCCGTTCCCGCCGACTTCCGCCGGCAGCCGCGGGGAGGCTGCGGCCGTTAGCATCGAGCCTGGACGGGCGCCCTCGGACGAAGGGCCGGCGGGCGAGACGGTTTTGACTTCCTCTAACAAAATTGATAAAAGTCGTAACGTTTTGCAAAACTATCAGCGACTATCTCCCCTGCCGCCCGCCTCGGCCGGAGAGACCGTGCCGGAAGCGGTGAAGGTCGTGTCCGAAGCCGAGCCAGCGTCGTCGCGGGTGGTCGTGGAAGAAGGTTTGCAGGCGCTGGTGCGGCATCAGCTCGAGCTGCTGGCGACGCCGGTGCTGCGCTGGGAAGGCGAGGCCTGGAGCGGGTTGTTCGTCGTCCTCGCGTTGGCGCTGCCGCAGCTCGAAGGGCGCGCCGGGGCGCACGAAGGTGCAGGCGGGCAGGAGGGCGGCGAGGAGGACGAGCAGGAATGGCGCGCCGAACTCGGCCTCGATGTCGCCGGGTTGGGACCGTTGAGCGTTTCGTTGGCCTTGCGCGAGCGTGCGCTGGCGTTACGTCTGAGCGCAGCCGATGGCGGTGCGCGCGCGCGCCTCGAAGAAGGGCTCGAGGACTTGCGCAGTCGCCTCGAAGCGCTTGGTTTCGACACGCTCGAACTTGCCGTCGGTTCCGGAGCCGAAGATATGGGTGAGGACCGGGGAGTGGGCGGCGATGGGCGCTGAGCAGGGGGGGCGCCGGCAGGCGGTGGCGCTGGCCTATCGTGATGGTGACAGTGCCCCGCGGGTGGTGGCGCGCGGTTACGGCGAAATGGCCGAGCGCATCATCGCTGAGGCGCGTCGTTGCGGGGTCCATGTGCATGGTGCGCCCGAGCTGGTCGCGCTGCTGATGCAGATCGATGTGGACGAGACGATTCCGCCGGCCTTCTATCAGGTGGTGGCGGAGCTTCTGGTCTGGGTACGGGAGTTGGCTGCGGTGGATGCGGATGGAGACCCGCCGCTGTCGCAGGCGGCACGGAAAGGATGACCCAGGGCCAGCTTGCGGGCGGCTCCGGCCCCTAGGGGCTCTGCCTGAAATGCAGGGATACAAGCGGAAGCTGTAGTGATAAAGATGAAGAACGAACCGTTTGGAGAGGAAGTCGAGGAGCTCAATCTCCTGTACCTGATGCTTGCCCAGCGCATGCTGACTCAGGATCGGACGAGCGCGAAGTTCCGCTTGAAGATCAACGATGCGGTGGCTGATGTGCTGCTGTCGCTCAAGCCGCGCCAGGTGCGCCAGCTCGCGGCCTGCAATCAGCT
The window above is part of the Thauera aromatica K172 genome. Proteins encoded here:
- the fliD gene encoding flagellar filament capping protein FliD; its protein translation is MASISALGIGSGLDLNGLLDQLNSAERGKLAPITQQKKVVQARISAYGRMQSALASFRDAATKLADPAHFRQVSSTVSGSAVTATSSADAVAGRYDVEVTHLARAQSLATAGFAASDTDLGAGTLTIDVGEGDDAKTLSIALSADKSSLADIRDAINAENAGVTASLVNDGSAEPWRLVLSTTATGTAAAVNAVAFAHDGGDAALETKFAFDAATYDPLNPPAGAASETVAARDASFKVNGVAISSGSNTVENAIQGVKLSLAEAGTATVTVSRNESGVKDGVDNFVKAYNSLHSALRDLSGYDAESGSAGILLGDSTLRSVQSQLRREITAMGGAGDVRMLSDLGIRVQLDGSLKAEGTTLADKIAADPAAVSAFFAGTEADASTGLAARLEARIAPMLDSDGLFDNATKAQKAQVKSLDQRYTRMEESIETTIARYREQFRQLDSMVASMNQTSGYLTQQFDNLSAMLKSSK
- the fliS gene encoding flagellar export chaperone FliS is translated as MNVRYGARAYARVGIESGVMSASPHKLIVMLFDGAIGFIRAARLHMQAGQVAAKGEAISKAIDVVGGLSSALDHERGGELAGRLESLYDYVSDLLLKANLENSVARLDEAERLLADIASAWREIGATAADAAHG
- a CDS encoding flagellar protein FliT; its protein translation is MASAHGDGAPVRDLQTVVLAGYETLLRHCAQMLEAARADDWGRLLAYESAYIDTVERLGRMEAGLALDATGRERKAGLLERILEHDFEIRERLLARREELGRLISVAERGHLAGRAYRSQQPLALPDERAEPLPGMP
- a CDS encoding flagellar hook-length control protein FliK, translating into MSGINPLLDTLLHHVLGRRVDTALPAPLNQAVVPPGAIEALRAIHGDAGVDGRKADTLAPPGQRAEGAEAGAAAQRQDARSPGALPAAANASARVHLSPSARAIAELLSRFPAAPSALRPAAPLLGAGEADPAVLAGRFEQGVRDSGLFYESHLARWYQGRLPVAQLLREPQMAGRPPPPRQVRQRLRVPGSPASPASPIAPLPPSPAPGAIPSPPPAPGAPSMPFPPTSAGSRGEAAAVSIEPGRAPSDEGPAGETVLTSSNKIDKSRNVLQNYQRLSPLPPASAGETVPEAVKVVSEAEPASSRVVVEEGLQALVRHQLELLATPVLRWEGEAWSGLFVVLALALPQLEGRAGAHEGAGGQEGGEEDEQEWRAELGLDVAGLGPLSVSLALRERALALRLSAADGGARARLEEGLEDLRSRLEALGFDTLELAVGSGAEDMGEDRGVGGDGR
- a CDS encoding EscU/YscU/HrcU family type III secretion system export apparatus switch protein; translation: MGAEQGGRRQAVALAYRDGDSAPRVVARGYGEMAERIIAEARRCGVHVHGAPELVALLMQIDVDETIPPAFYQVVAELLVWVRELAAVDADGDPPLSQAARKG
- the flhD gene encoding flagellar transcriptional regulator FlhD, producing the protein MKNEPFGEEVEELNLLYLMLAQRMLTQDRTSAKFRLKINDAVADVLLSLKPRQVRQLAACNQLLCRLVFDDAERFKALVENRRLEGLTGLHAAIVLASEGEDEAQ